CTTGACGCTGCGCGCTCCCCGGAAGCGCAACAGGCCGAGAATCGTGGAGAGGGTGTAGCCGGTATCGACGATGTCTTCGATCAGCAACACGTCCCGGCCCCGGATCGAGAGATCGATGTCCTTCAGGATGCGAATCTCTCCCGGCTGGGTGCCATCGCGATAGCTGGAGGTTTGGAAGAAGTCGACGGCCACCGGAATCTGGCGAATTTCCTTGAGCAGGTCGACGAGGAAGAAGACGGATCCCTTCAGCACACCGACGCAGAGCAAATTGTCGTTACCGGCATAGTCGCGCTCGATCTCCGCCGCCAGCTCGCGCACGCGCGCTTGCAGGCGCTCCTCGGAAATCAGAACCTGCGGAGTCGGGTTCGGGTTTTGGCTAGCCATGGCTTAGAATGGAAAGCTCCCATGGTGGTCGATAACACAATGTCGGTGGAAGAGCTCGACGTTCTCCACCGGCGCTACGTCAACCTTTCCCAGCGATTCCGCGCGGCGTGGGTCTTCCACCAGTTCCTGCAGAGTCTCGCCAAGCTCTACTTCGAAGGTCTCGACGATCGCTATCCGGCGGAGTTTCAGAGCCTCTACGGCCGCCTGAAGGAGATTTCCCAAAGCCTCAACGCCTCCCAGGCTGGCGGGCTGGCGGGCCAGATGGACGTC
This genomic stretch from Acidobacteriota bacterium harbors:
- the hpt gene encoding hypoxanthine phosphoribosyltransferase; translated protein: MASQNPNPTPQVLISEERLQARVRELAAEIERDYAGNDNLLCVGVLKGSVFFLVDLLKEIRQIPVAVDFFQTSSYRDGTQPGEIRILKDIDLSIRGRDVLLIEDIVDTGYTLSTILGLLRFRGARSVKLCALLDKTPARKVEVPIDYRGFEVDDVFVVGYGLDYAEHYRNLPFIGIYQGDS